Proteins from a genomic interval of Phlebotomus papatasi isolate M1 chromosome 3, Ppap_2.1, whole genome shotgun sequence:
- the LOC129805547 gene encoding zinc finger BED domain-containing protein 5-like — MEKNFYCKPLNDNFSQCTLCGAVIHTVQRNRYAQHWARCPKAGKDPALPESVLKPDKLSHFDSNASSVDKSLNSVTRKRKSYSPKKHDYMSSKEVSKVLALELARNKKPYADAAIYKNIFATLFEKMGKSESAKLLKEIPCSSTTIMRHTCKLADDVRESLKQNLNMCDTVSICLDETTDITDESQMLIFVRGVYPNGDTFEEMLQLKNLKSRTTGAEVYQVVMATLEEFDLIDKLFSITTDGARSLCGHLTGLYGLMSNVMPGIRHYHCLIHQVALSAKFLSNLPAPKQAIRIINGLRGGHNSLTHRRLKRYLEENKAPKKDLLLHTEVRWLSLGKALRRLFDLRKEIGSFAQKKDVKICEELKRIIKDHEFWKQIAFFTDITGRLNDLNLSLQVYFYFLHLLDISGRLCMEK, encoded by the exons atggagaaaaatttttattgtaaaccACTGAATGACAACTTCTCACAATGCACTCTTTGTGGTGCAGTGATACACA cTGTACAACGAAATCGCTATGCCCAACATTGGGCAAGGTGTCCTAAAGCCGGTAAAGATCCTGCATTGCCAGAAAGTGTCCTGAAGCCGGATAAGTTGAGTCATTTTGATTCCAATGCAAGCTCCGTAGATAAGAGTCTCAATAGTGttacaagaaaaagaaaatcatattcTCCCAAGAAACACGATTATATGAGTTCCAAAGAGGTATCCAAGGTCCTGGCTCTCGAGTTGGCGAGAAATAAGAAACCTTACGCAGACGCagcaatatataaaaatatatttgcaaCATTATTTGAGAAGATGGGCAAGAGTGAAAGTGCAAAATTACTCAAAGAGATTCCTTGCTCAAGTACAACAATAATGAGACATACTTGCAAACTTGCTGATGATGTGCGGGAATCATTGAAACAAAATCTTAATATGTGTGACACGGTGTCCATTTGCTTGGACGAAACCACAGACATTACAGATGAAAGTCAAATGTTAATATTTGTTCGCGGTGTATATCCCAACGGAGACACATTCGAAGAAATGTTACAATTGAAAAACCTTAAATCAAGGACCACTGGAGCTGAGGTTTATCAAGTTGTCATGGCTACACTAGAAGAGTTTGACCTCATAGACAAACTCTTCAGCATAACCACGGATGGGGCTCGCTCCCTATGTGGACATCTCACTGGCCTCTACGGTCTTATGTCGAACGTAATGCCTGGAATACGTCATTACCACTGTCTCATTCACCAAGTTGCCTTAAGTGCTAAATTTTTGTCCAACCTACCAGCTCCCAAACAAGCAATTCGAATAATTAACGGTCTCAGAGGCGGACACAATTCATTAACTCATAGGCGCTTGAAGAGATACCTGGAGGAAAACAAGGCTCCAAAAAAAGACCTTCTCTTACACACGGAAGTGAGGTGGTTATCCCTAGGCAAGGCATTAAGGCGGCTATTTGACTTAAGAAAGGAAATAGGTTCATTTGCTCAGAAAAAAGATGTTAAG ATCTGTGAAGAATTGAAAAGGATAATAAAAGATCATGAGTTCTGGAAACAAATAGCCTTTTTCACGGACATCACTGGGCGCCTCAACGATTTGAATCTATCACTTCaggtatatttttattttttacatctACTCGATATATCTGGAAGATTATGTatggaaaaatag
- the LOC129805538 gene encoding leucine-rich repeat and calponin homology domain-containing protein isoform X1: MAVVGSLERILEDAHLSGELKLSGRKLKDIPKAAGKYNLSDTVFADLSRNRFCELPEDVTSFPFLETLLVYHNAIRSIPETVKGLRSLTYLDLRSNQLCVLPREICLLPLKVLLVGNNRLSALPEELGRMEKLTELDAACNQITHLPARMGDLRSLRSLSLRNNLLVYLPREVTTLQLVSLDVSCNRIATLPVELRLMASLVDLELDNNPLTSPPASLCVRGLVHVFKYLETVAVREGRNIVDGNATLRRSAVSQSMRTSTEQKRRGHVDSGYSTTSDSGIGGDKRWSNDDNSPKRSPVALHVRSEGNSLNSSTNISPSNGDDHKQVIHIQEKHVNSIELSPEDDAGVLENGVSEKKHLTNVQTYREYKEALRQQRNQESSSVYRSKDHTPTTPSPNYNSSQSSPISPQHSFSSKLSNNTSQMTNQNPDNKKITEETRRPIQKVPPSRNICQENGTQQINGKKFAECNSYVKPNSPVPVSSKETSPVPANGGKVNGSVRSAVSAGKVTAKPNRTVSWNREIPPEKLSFTMRREFDRQKEESELIQQLRHIIETRLKMTLPDDIAPALTDGVVLCHLANHVRPRSVASIHVPSPAVPKLTMARCRRNVDNFLEACRKIGVDDEWICSCADIVPPDWDDSGGVDGMADAPEPPNPSALFATVAALVDIMLALEDGGIERMMMMMQEDEENLGQLATNTNQQRDKKFYEEYFKSRGIIFPKSSNAISCDFGGRKRKVPQTLDLFGKAKCGGKRAFSDTFPAIREMTEECEYDSDIGKFNCHRQQHDAIEAINDLSTPSCHGKRALGKFTVDCVENYNLNKSEDVDRKIVMKRIEFFEGKVINQKTDNNNECIKKTNQLSTYLCLGTFFCTILFLVLFPPPN; the protein is encoded by the exons ATTTATCACGAAATCGCTTCTGTGAACTGCCCGAAGATGTAACATCATTCCCATTTCTCGAAACCCTCCTGGTCTACCACAATGCAATACGTTCAATTCCCGAAACTGTCAAAGGATTGCGTTCACTAACATATCTAGATTTACG AAGTAATCAATTGTGTGTGCTTCCACGAGAAATATGTCTGTTGCCACTGAAAGTGCTCTTGGTGGGGAACAATCGCCTGAGTGCATTGCCAGAGGAGTTGGGACGAATGGAGAAATTGACTGAGCTCGATGCGGCCTGCAATCAAATAACCCACTTGCCGGCACGCATGGGGGATCTGAGGAGTTTGCGATCACTGTCGTTGCGAAATAATTTGTTGGTTTATTTGCCGCGGGAGGTGACAACACTCCAATTGGTGTCACTTGATGTCAGTTGCAATCGAATTGCTACATTGCCGGTGGAACTGAGGCTGATGGCGTCATTGGTTGATCTGGAACTGGATAATAATCCACTGACGTCACCACCGGCAAGTTTGTGCGTTCGGGGTCTCGTGCATGTCTTTAAGTATTTGGAGACTGTGGCTGTACGCGAGGGTAGAAATATTGTGGATGGAAATGCGACATTGAGACGATCAGCTGTCTCACAGTCCATGAGAACGTCCACGGAGCAAAAGAGACGTGGTCATGTGGATTCGGGGTATAGCACAACGAGTGATAGTGGAATTGGTGGAGATAAACGATGGTCCAATGATGACAATAGCCCAAAGAGATCACCAGTGGCACTTCATGTGCGATCTGAAGGAAATTCTCTGAATTCATCCACAAATATCTCACCCAGCAATGGGGATGATCACAAGCAGGTTATTCATATACAGGAGAAACATGTGAATTCTATTGAATTATCCCCGGAGGATGATGCTGGTGTCCTTGAGAATGGTGTGAGTGAGAAGAAGCATCTGACCAATGTGCAAACGTACCGTGAGTACAAAGAAGCCCTAAGGCAGCAACGCAATCAGGAATCATCGTCAGTCTATCGCTCGAAAGATCATACACCGACAACACCATCTCCCAATTACAACAGTAGCCAAAGTTCACCAATATCCCCACAGCACAGCTTCAGCAGCAAATTGAGCAACAACACAAGCCAAATGACAAACCAAAATCCAGACAATAAGAAGATAACAGAAGAGACCCGAAGGCCCATCCAGAAGGTACCACCATCGAGGAATATTTGCCAAGAGAATGGAACACAGCAGATTAATGGCAAGAAATTTGCCGAGTGTAATTCTTATGTGAAGCCCAATAGTCCGGTTCCGGTGAGCAGCAAGGAAACCAGTCCTGTTCCAGCCAATGGAGGCAAAGTCAATGGGAGTGTTCGGAGTGCAGTGAGTGCAGGAAAGGTGACAGCAAAGCCAAATCGCACGGTTTCGTGGAATCGAGAGATTCCACCGGAAAAGCTGAGTTTCACCATGAGACGAGAATTTGATCGGCAAAAGGAGGAATCTGAGCTGATTCAGCAATTGAGACAT ATTATTGAAACTCGACTCAAGATGACCCTTCCGGATGATATAGCTCCAGCTCTCACGGATGGTGTTGTTCTGTGCCATTTAGCAAATCACGTCCGGCCTCGATCTGTGGCCAGTATTCATGTGCCATCACCGGCAGTG CCGAAATTGACAATGGCTCGATGTCGTCGCAATGTGGATAACTTTCTGGAGGCATGCAGGAAGATTGGAGTTGATGAT GAGTGGATATGCTCCTGTGCTGATATTGTTCCACCCGATTGGGATGATTCCGGGGGTGTTGATGGGATGGCAGATGCCCCAGAGCCACCAAATCCATCTGCTCTGTTTGCCACTGTGGCTGCATTGGTTGATATAATGCTGGCGCTTGAGGATGGTGGGATTGagaggatgatgatgatgatgcagGAAGACGAGGAAAATCTTGGGCAACTGGCAACCAACACCAATCAACAGCGAGACAAGAAGTTCTATGAGGAATACTTTAAGAGTCGTGGTATAATTTTTCCCAAATCCTCAAATGCCATTTCATGTGATTTTGGCGGGAGGAAGAGAAAAGTACCACAGACCCTGGATCTCTTCGGCAAGGCCAAATGTGGGGGTAAGAGGGCATTTTCGGACACTTTCCCAGCCATCAGGGAAATGACGGAGGAGTGTGAATATGATTCGGATATTGGAAAGTTCAATTGCCATAGACAGCAACATGATGCAATTGAGGCAATAAATGATTTGAGTACACCATCGTGCCATGGGAAGAGGGCCTTGGGCAAATTCACGGTGGATTGTGTGGAAAATTACAATCTCAATAAGAGTGAGGATGTCGATCGGAAGATTGTTATGaagagaattgaatttttcgagGGGAAAGTTATAAATCAAAAGACAGATAATAACAATGAATGCATCAAAAAGACCAATCAACTGTCAACCTATCTCTGTCTGGGAACATTCTTCTGCACAATTCTCTTTCTTGTTCTTTTCCCACCACCAAATTGA